Part of the Geobacter pickeringii genome, CGCCGTGGATGTGGAACTGAACCCGATATATTCTGGCCCCAGTGTCCGACTCACGTAAATCATACTCAGGGCACCGATGACGAGACCGGCAATCTCCGCAAACGCCCGAAATGTTATCTTCGTATTCAATCGCATTCGATTCTCTGTTGTCCATCCTGCCCGGGTTTAACCAAGGTTGAGTTGCCGACTACGGCCTCGCGGACTCTCGTGGTTTCTCGAAGACGGCGGTATAGGAACATCCCAATCCTTCAATCCGCTCAAGCGGAATCAGAAATATCCGAATGATAAATGACATCAAATGTCCCAGGAGTTTTGCTCGTATCGGTTTCACACGAGATACATCCGTTCGGACGTGATTCAATGAAACATTCCACCAGCCCAGTGAACTGAAAATTCGACTTGCCTTATCGCTGGTAGTAATCTTTACCGTTTTCAGTCCAACTCTCTCCATGTGTATGGCGAGCACCGACGCGGGGATTAGTTCCAGATGCCGAGGCGCATCGACGTGAACCCAGAATCGACCAAACAACTTGAACTGAAGCGCATCGGGACTTGGATTGGCAATTATCAACACTCCTCCAGGGCGAAGTTTCCTCGCCAGAGCCTCCAGAACCTCCCACGGATCAGACAAATGTTCGACAACGTGCCACAGAGCTATTACATCATACGACTCAACCTTGAGTAGGGCTTCAGATATATCTGTACAATTCAGCGTTTTGACACCAACCACATTCTCCAAAAACTCACAGCAGCGGCGATCCATTTCGATTGTTTCAACGTCAAATCCGGCTTGCTTCGCCAAGTAGGCAAAACCACCGTATGCCGGACCAACCTCAAGCAATCTTCCGCCTTGTGCATACCGTCTCAAAATTTCTAGTTTGTATTTTTCCTGCTCTGCTTTATCCTTTAACTCTTCTTTGGTAGGCATTTGGTAGGCAGGATATGCGGCAGTGTAATACTGCGACAAGTCATCCGGTATTGGTGAGAGAAAAATCAAGCGACATGATGGACAACGATAATAGTCAAAGGAATGTGGCGAAAGCTGCTGATTCAAGTCTGTAACTGAAAAATACTTTGATGATTTTGTCCGGCAGTACGGGCATAAAAACTCCACGTTAATTTCTCCCTTGAGCTACTAGATTACCCCATGAATACCTTGACAACACCTGCCTTTCATCATCGCTGGCATTCTGAAACTGATTGGTCTGATTATCACTGATCAGAAGATTGTCTTGGTTACCAAGTCTGAAAGTGTCACTTAACGGCCACTTATCTTCAGTAAAGCTCCTGCCATCAAGCCCTACTAATACTAGTTTGAGCCCCTGTGCGCGAATTTGGCTGCTCAGCCCATACTTGCCGCTTTCATAACGATGGGCATCCATCTTGGATATTATTCTGCATTCTGTCTTAAGGAAAATGTCACGGGAAATCACAAATCCATTAGTTCTCAGATGTGGGTTTGGAAAAGGAGAAAACCAGGTTTTATAGTTCCAGAATTCTCTGAGTACTTTAACTATTCGTCGTGATATTACAGCTCTCAGTGACAGAAGTGCCCTGAAATCGGAATAGTGACTTTCATACGAACCACTTGCCCCAGCCATTCCAACACCTTGCGCCGTAACATGCATAAAAAGGTGCCTAAGCCAATTATCACCTCGAATCCCGCTGAATGAATTGAGAAAGCAGCAATACGGCGTCTTGATTGCCTGAGCGGCCTGGAAATAAGCCCCTATGTCAAATCCTTCATCTCCAACTTCAAGTTTTTGATGACAGTATTCAGACAGAAGATCTTTAATCCCCTTGTCCGGTTGCCCTCGGTCGAATCCCTTGAGCACAAATACGAGATTATGCTCAATGCCTGCCGGATGGTTACGGTAGGAATCGAGAAACCGTTGAAGTGGCTCAATCCCGTTACACGCTCGTACCAGGTGAACAACCGTCAGCTCTTTCGTCTCCCCGGCCATTAAATCCTTACCCACGCGGACCAGTGAGGCCCCTCTCCAGCGCATCCCGCCAGTGAGGCATCACGACCCCCATCGCCCGCGCCTTTTTGTTACCCAGCACCGAATAGAGCGGTCGCCGCATCTCTCCGCTCATTCCTCCCCGGTCCACCGGGAGTACCTCCACCGGGAGCCCGGCGATCTCGTAGATCGCCCGGGTGAACTCATACCAGTTGCACTCCCCTTCGTTCACCAGGTGGTAAATGCCTCCCGACAAACGCCGATTCTCGATCAATTGCCATACCGCCCGACTCAGGTCTTCGGTCGACGTGGGAGAAACCACCTGGTCGCACCCCATTTCCAGGGATGTGCAGTTTCTGGCATCCCGCAACCGCTTGTCGACAAAGTTCCCTCCCTTGGACTGCGCCCCCGACCGGCCGTATAACCCGCACGTTCTGATGATCACCGCGTGTTCCGGCGCCGAAGCCTGTGCCGCATACTCGCCGGCGACCCGGGAAATCCCGTACATCTGCAGTGGCTGGGGCCGGTCATCTTCCGCGTAGGGAGTACGTTGGTCACCGCCGAACACGTAATCGGTGCTGAAATTGACGAAACGCGCATCAACCTTGCGACAGGCGACCGCCAGGTCCCGCACCGCGGTGCAGTTGATCCGGAACGCGCTCTCCGGGTCGGTTTCGCAGAGGGGGACGTTGTGAAACGCCGCCGTGTTGATCACGACATCAGGCCTGCAACCGTCAATGGCCGCGTCGATCTCCCCGCGATTGCCGATATCCAGCTCGTCACGCGAAGGGGCAACGATGTCATGCCCCGGATTGTTCCGGATGAGATCGCCCCCCAGCTGGCCGGTCCTGCCGATGAGCAGCACTTTCATGACCATACTCCGCGCCCATTCTTCAGGAACGGCGCATACCCTCGGTCCTTTTCCGACATGATCGGGTCGGGCAAGGGCCAGTCGATGCCGAAGGCTGGATCATCCCAGCGCACGCCGGCGGCGCATTCGGGGGCAAAGAACTCGAACATCTGGTAGAAGAGCTCGCTGTCGTCCGCCAGGGTCTGGAACCCGTGGGCAAATCCTTCGGGGATGTAGAGCGCCCGGCGGTTGTCCGCCGTCAGCTCCACCGCTCTCCATTGACAGTAGGTGGCGGATTCGGGGCGCAGATCGATGATGACATCGTAGATCGCCCCCCGGGTGCAGCGCACCAGCTTGGCCTCCGCTTTTGGCGACAGTTGGAAGTGCATGCCGCGTAACGTTCCCCTTTTCAGGTTGAACGAGACATTGCACTGGGCCACCGCCGTTTTCAAACCACGCGCGGTGAACTCGTCCTGGCAGAAGCTCCGTGCGAAGAAACCCCGCTCGTCATCGATCCGCTGGAGATCGATGATCCAGGCCCCCTTGAGGGCGGTCTCGGTGAAGGTCACTCGATGATCCTCACGGCCGGAATCGGGAGGATGAATTTCCCCCCGCGGTCGCGATACACCTGCTGTTGCTGGAGAATTTCATCGGCAAAGTTCCAGGCCAGAAGCAGCACGTAGTCCGGCATATCCTGAACCAGCCTGTCCGGGTGCAGGACCGGCAGATGGGTGCCGGGGGTGTAGAGGTTCTGTTTGTACG contains:
- a CDS encoding class I SAM-dependent methyltransferase, translated to MEFLCPYCRTKSSKYFSVTDLNQQLSPHSFDYYRCPSCRLIFLSPIPDDLSQYYTAAYPAYQMPTKEELKDKAEQEKYKLEILRRYAQGGRLLEVGPAYGGFAYLAKQAGFDVETIEMDRRCCEFLENVVGVKTLNCTDISEALLKVESYDVIALWHVVEHLSDPWEVLEALARKLRPGGVLIIANPSPDALQFKLFGRFWVHVDAPRHLELIPASVLAIHMERVGLKTVKITTSDKASRIFSSLGWWNVSLNHVRTDVSRVKPIRAKLLGHLMSFIIRIFLIPLERIEGLGCSYTAVFEKPRESARP
- the rfbD gene encoding dTDP-4-dehydrorhamnose reductase, which gives rise to MKVLLIGRTGQLGGDLIRNNPGHDIVAPSRDELDIGNRGEIDAAIDGCRPDVVINTAAFHNVPLCETDPESAFRINCTAVRDLAVACRKVDARFVNFSTDYVFGGDQRTPYAEDDRPQPLQMYGISRVAGEYAAQASAPEHAVIIRTCGLYGRSGAQSKGGNFVDKRLRDARNCTSLEMGCDQVVSPTSTEDLSRAVWQLIENRRLSGGIYHLVNEGECNWYEFTRAIYEIAGLPVEVLPVDRGGMSGEMRRPLYSVLGNKKARAMGVVMPHWRDALERGLTGPRG
- the rfbC gene encoding dTDP-4-dehydrorhamnose 3,5-epimerase, whose product is MTFTETALKGAWIIDLQRIDDERGFFARSFCQDEFTARGLKTAVAQCNVSFNLKRGTLRGMHFQLSPKAEAKLVRCTRGAIYDVIIDLRPESATYCQWRAVELTADNRRALYIPEGFAHGFQTLADDSELFYQMFEFFAPECAAGVRWDDPAFGIDWPLPDPIMSEKDRGYAPFLKNGRGVWS